From Butyricimonas paravirosa, one genomic window encodes:
- a CDS encoding glutamine synthetase III, with product MAKFRFLALQEIARRKPVECGERPRCSVVFGENVFSMDKMRHYLSIEAYKKLEKAMSEGLAIDRGLADQVAAAMKAWAVERGVTHYTHWFHPLNGATAEKHDSFIDLLPDGDVIESFDGRLLVQQEPDASSFPNGGIRNTFEARGYTAWDPASPAFINNRTLCIPTIFVAYTGEALDFKTPMLKSLAMIDRAAVDICQYFDKDVQRVIATLGWEQEYFLVDEALYNARPDLKLCGRTLMGHSSAKDQQLEDQYFGSIPARVTAFMEELEYECHCLGIPIKTRHNEVAPNQFECAPIFEEANLAVDHNQLLMSTMKKVARRHNFRVLLHEKPYKGVNGSGKHNNWSLLTNTGVNLLSPGKNPKSNMQFLIFLVSTIKAVYEHGDLLKASIVSQGNEARLGGDEAPPVIMSVFLGNYLSGVLDELVEKVSDRKMSPDEKTELKLNVGKIPEIMLDNTDRNRTSPFAFTGNRFEFRAVGSSANCGGPMIALNAAVAEQLIAFKRETDALIEKGVKKDEAIFQILRKYIIESKPVRFEGNGYSKEWREEAARRGLSTEMDCIPALKAYCSEKAKRLFVDNGILSERELEARFEIKNEIYLKKLQIESRVLGDLVLNHIIPTAITYQNTLLTNVTALKNILPDYESVADVQIEAIRTISYHIREIQTMVSDMTEARKQANAIADEVARAEEYTEKVRPYLEKIRYHVDKLELLVDDEIWPLPKYRELLFSR from the coding sequence ATGGCAAAATTTAGATTCTTAGCTTTACAAGAGATTGCCCGTCGTAAACCCGTGGAGTGCGGGGAACGTCCCAGGTGTTCTGTCGTGTTTGGAGAAAACGTGTTTTCAATGGATAAAATGCGTCACTATCTTTCCATCGAAGCCTATAAAAAACTGGAAAAGGCAATGTCTGAAGGATTGGCGATCGATCGAGGATTGGCTGATCAAGTGGCTGCCGCGATGAAGGCTTGGGCTGTTGAGCGGGGAGTTACTCACTACACGCACTGGTTTCATCCTTTGAATGGTGCCACGGCAGAGAAGCATGATTCTTTTATTGATTTGTTGCCGGATGGTGACGTGATCGAATCATTTGACGGGCGACTACTTGTCCAGCAAGAACCCGATGCATCCAGTTTCCCGAATGGGGGAATTCGTAACACGTTCGAGGCTCGCGGTTACACGGCCTGGGACCCGGCGTCCCCGGCTTTTATAAATAATCGCACGTTATGTATTCCCACGATATTCGTGGCCTACACGGGTGAGGCTCTTGATTTTAAAACACCGATGTTGAAGTCGTTGGCCATGATCGACCGGGCAGCGGTAGATATTTGCCAGTATTTCGATAAAGACGTGCAGCGAGTGATTGCCACGCTGGGATGGGAGCAGGAATATTTTCTGGTGGATGAGGCTTTGTATAATGCCCGCCCTGATCTGAAATTATGTGGTCGCACGCTCATGGGCCATTCTTCCGCAAAGGATCAACAGCTGGAGGATCAATATTTCGGTTCCATCCCGGCACGGGTTACGGCCTTCATGGAAGAACTGGAATACGAGTGTCATTGCCTGGGAATCCCGATCAAGACCCGCCATAACGAGGTGGCCCCGAATCAATTCGAATGTGCCCCTATTTTTGAAGAGGCGAATCTGGCTGTCGATCATAATCAGTTGTTGATGTCCACCATGAAAAAGGTGGCTCGTCGTCATAATTTCCGGGTGCTGTTGCACGAGAAACCCTACAAGGGGGTGAACGGTTCGGGTAAACACAATAACTGGTCGTTGTTGACGAACACGGGAGTGAACCTATTGTCTCCGGGCAAGAACCCGAAATCGAACATGCAGTTCTTGATCTTTCTGGTATCGACGATCAAGGCCGTGTATGAACATGGTGATTTGCTGAAAGCATCGATCGTGTCGCAAGGAAACGAGGCCCGGCTAGGAGGGGACGAGGCGCCACCGGTAATTATGTCCGTGTTCTTGGGGAATTACTTGTCGGGTGTGCTTGATGAGTTGGTGGAGAAGGTGAGCGACCGGAAGATGAGTCCGGACGAGAAGACCGAGTTGAAATTGAACGTGGGTAAAATTCCGGAAATTATGCTGGATAACACGGACCGTAACCGTACGTCACCTTTTGCGTTCACCGGGAATCGTTTTGAATTTCGCGCGGTGGGGTCGTCAGCCAATTGCGGGGGGCCGATGATCGCGTTGAATGCCGCTGTTGCCGAGCAGTTGATTGCTTTTAAAAGGGAAACGGATGCTTTAATCGAGAAAGGCGTTAAGAAAGACGAGGCAATTTTCCAGATATTGCGTAAATACATCATCGAGTCCAAACCCGTACGTTTTGAGGGGAATGGTTACAGCAAGGAATGGAGGGAAGAGGCCGCCCGTCGGGGATTGTCCACGGAGATGGATTGTATCCCGGCTTTAAAGGCTTATTGTTCGGAGAAGGCCAAGCGGTTGTTCGTGGACAACGGGATATTGAGTGAACGGGAGCTGGAAGCGCGTTTCGAGATCAAGAATGAAATTTATTTGAAGAAATTGCAGATAGAATCTCGTGTATTGGGAGATCTCGTCTTGAATCACATTATCCCGACCGCGATCACTTACCAGAATACTCTGTTGACGAACGTGACGGCGCTGAAGAATATCCTGCCGGACTACGAGTCTGTGGCTGACGTGCAAATTGAGGCCATCCGCACGATTTCCTATCATATCCGGGAGATCCAGACGATGGTGTCTGATATGACGGAAGCTCGCAAACAAGCTAACGCGATTGCCGATGAAGTGGCACGGGCCGAGGAATACACGGAAAAGGTTCGCCCCTATCTGGAGAAGATCCGTTATCACGTGGATAAGCTGGAATTACTCGTGGACGACGAGATCTGGCCGTTGCCGAAATACCGGGAACTGTTGTTCTCCCGGTAG
- a CDS encoding ATP-binding protein gives MSEYSSTFGTKPSVEMQEAILAATPNMMIIFDESYHLVSLLNPILEHIPYPPEEMIGKTLEELIEEPESKNYFQEQLQKTREEKAPRYFDIYLPVKNIKYFFDVHTALLPNNQVIAFMRDITDYTLRKTETEKLQLFLNRVLESIEFPISIKDMNTERYIFWSERSAIFGRTAEEMIGNSEELITSEERARQMQEFDRKLAAGKTSYQGAEKFILSDNLEHTLLITKHLFTEDNVKWLVCTALDISNMQKQQEEIKSLTQKLILALNITKHALWMYDIEEQVFITNSLQLKGIYRDTLEWDLKIPMAKFYNAIHPDDRERVTKEFNNLIRGKVYRIRFTFRADFRHCGNYKWVEINALQEEDGAQKNTNRLIGTSCSIDDYKRLETSLRDAKEELEITNSSLSSVLSLANVLPWDCDVPSLTFSCDYDIYHHEDALFAIDGKYYCKVEKYINSIHPDYREHMRDVFNELLTGKRKEFHEEYLVHWYNDREYEWVNKQGTVYEYDSTGKPKTIIGSSIVITERKQMEQKLLHAKEQAEESNRLKSAFLANMSHEIRTPLNSIVGFSEILAMTEDETERQEYIKIIKNNNNLLLQLINDILDLSKIEAGTLEFVYSKVDINSLIEEIAQATLLKMINPDVTFSVEERLPQCIIRTERNRVFQVINNFITNAIKFTHQGSIKLGYRLSSPGTLYFYVSDTGCGIAPDKKEEVFGRFIKLNNFAQGTGLGLAISETIISKLGGKIGVDSEEGKGSTFWFTLPYVPLK, from the coding sequence ATGTCAGAATATTCTTCAACTTTCGGAACAAAACCGTCGGTGGAAATGCAGGAGGCTATACTGGCCGCAACCCCGAACATGATGATTATCTTTGATGAGTCATATCATCTAGTCAGCTTACTCAATCCCATCCTCGAGCATATCCCTTATCCCCCGGAAGAGATGATCGGTAAAACTTTGGAAGAACTCATTGAAGAACCGGAAAGCAAAAACTATTTTCAGGAACAACTCCAAAAGACACGGGAGGAAAAGGCTCCCCGATATTTTGACATCTATCTCCCGGTAAAAAATATCAAGTACTTTTTTGATGTTCACACTGCCCTACTCCCGAACAATCAAGTGATCGCTTTCATGCGAGACATCACCGATTACACGTTGAGAAAAACAGAGACCGAAAAATTACAGCTCTTTTTGAACCGGGTACTCGAAAGTATAGAGTTCCCCATTTCAATCAAAGACATGAACACGGAACGTTATATATTCTGGAGCGAGCGATCGGCCATATTCGGGCGTACAGCCGAAGAAATGATCGGGAACTCGGAAGAGCTGATCACAAGTGAAGAAAGAGCCCGACAAATGCAAGAATTCGACCGGAAACTGGCCGCGGGGAAAACATCTTATCAAGGAGCCGAGAAATTCATTCTCTCCGACAACTTGGAACACACGCTGTTAATCACCAAACATCTCTTCACGGAAGATAACGTGAAGTGGCTCGTGTGTACAGCATTGGATATAAGTAATATGCAAAAACAACAGGAAGAAATCAAATCCCTTACCCAAAAATTGATTCTCGCCCTGAATATCACGAAACACGCCCTTTGGATGTATGATATCGAAGAACAAGTGTTCATAACCAACTCCCTGCAATTAAAAGGCATTTACAGGGACACCCTCGAATGGGACCTGAAAATACCGATGGCTAAATTCTACAACGCCATTCACCCGGACGATCGGGAACGTGTAACGAAAGAGTTTAACAACCTTATCCGGGGAAAAGTATACCGGATAAGATTCACCTTCCGGGCGGATTTCAGACATTGCGGAAATTATAAATGGGTTGAAATTAACGCTTTGCAGGAAGAAGATGGGGCGCAAAAAAACACGAACCGTCTAATAGGGACATCCTGTTCTATTGATGATTACAAAAGGCTGGAAACTTCATTGAGGGATGCCAAAGAGGAACTGGAAATCACGAATTCCTCGCTTTCCTCCGTCCTCAGCCTGGCAAACGTCCTCCCATGGGATTGCGACGTTCCATCGTTAACCTTCTCTTGTGATTACGACATCTACCATCATGAAGACGCTCTCTTTGCCATTGACGGCAAATACTACTGTAAAGTCGAAAAGTATATCAACTCGATACATCCCGACTACCGGGAACATATGCGTGACGTGTTCAATGAACTCCTAACAGGTAAACGCAAAGAATTTCACGAGGAATACCTCGTACACTGGTACAATGACCGGGAATACGAGTGGGTCAACAAGCAAGGAACCGTTTACGAATACGATAGCACGGGAAAACCGAAAACCATCATCGGGTCAAGTATCGTGATCACGGAACGTAAACAAATGGAACAAAAGCTATTACATGCCAAAGAGCAGGCCGAGGAAAGCAACCGCTTGAAATCTGCATTTTTAGCAAACATGAGTCATGAAATCCGCACTCCACTCAACTCGATCGTGGGTTTCTCCGAGATTCTCGCCATGACGGAAGATGAAACAGAAAGGCAGGAATATATTAAAATCATAAAAAATAATAATAACCTGTTACTACAATTAATCAATGACATTCTCGACCTCTCTAAAATTGAGGCAGGGACGTTGGAGTTCGTGTACTCGAAAGTAGATATAAATAGCCTCATTGAAGAAATCGCCCAAGCGACCCTGCTTAAAATGATAAATCCCGATGTCACGTTCAGCGTGGAAGAACGTTTGCCACAGTGCATTATCAGAACAGAACGAAATCGCGTATTCCAAGTTATAAACAACTTCATCACGAATGCCATCAAGTTTACTCACCAAGGGAGCATAAAACTAGGTTACAGACTCTCGTCACCCGGCACGCTCTATTTTTACGTCTCGGACACGGGTTGCGGGATTGCACCCGATAAAAAAGAGGAAGTATTCGGCCGCTTTATCAAACTGAATAATTTTGCCCAGGGAACGGGACTGGGATTAGCCATCAGTGAAACAATTATCTCGAAACTAGGGGGAAAAATAGGCGTCGATTCAGAGGAAGGCAAAGGTTCCACTTTTTGGTTCACCTTGCCGTATGTTCCACTGAAATAA
- a CDS encoding pyridoxamine kinase yields the protein MKKIAAIHDLSGYGRASLTVAIPILTHMGFQVCPLPTAILSAHSEYKDFRSLDLTDYMESFISHWKELQLQFDAIYTGYLASVKQMGIVSDFFAHFKNDQNFILVDPVLGDHGELYSSMTPDMVEGMRKLCSQAKVITPNLTEAAFLLGHNPQQEISVETAIQWCKQLSELGPKHVIITSAPGSNAQNVATLAYNRLDHRTWRVLCDYIPASYPGTGDAFASVITGCMLNGDSLPEALDRAVHFINMGIKATFGYAHNPLDGMNQEKVLHYLNEPLPYYKYELVETIEN from the coding sequence ATGAAGAAAATTGCCGCCATTCACGACCTGTCTGGCTACGGAAGAGCTTCATTGACCGTGGCCATCCCCATACTGACACACATGGGATTCCAGGTTTGCCCCCTTCCCACCGCCATACTATCCGCTCATAGCGAATACAAGGATTTCCGCTCGCTGGATCTGACCGATTACATGGAAAGTTTTATCTCTCACTGGAAAGAGTTACAACTCCAATTTGACGCCATTTACACGGGCTACCTGGCCTCCGTGAAACAGATGGGCATCGTCAGTGATTTCTTCGCACATTTCAAGAATGACCAAAATTTCATTCTCGTCGATCCCGTACTAGGAGACCACGGGGAATTATATTCCAGCATGACACCCGACATGGTGGAAGGAATGCGGAAACTTTGTTCCCAAGCCAAGGTGATCACCCCGAACTTGACGGAAGCAGCCTTTCTGCTCGGGCATAACCCACAACAAGAGATCTCCGTGGAAACCGCAATACAATGGTGCAAACAGTTGAGCGAACTCGGCCCGAAACACGTGATTATCACCTCCGCACCCGGAAGCAATGCTCAAAACGTGGCCACTCTCGCTTATAACCGCTTGGATCACCGGACTTGGAGAGTACTATGTGACTACATCCCGGCCTCATATCCTGGCACGGGCGACGCTTTCGCCAGCGTGATCACGGGATGTATGCTCAATGGAGACAGTCTCCCGGAAGCCCTCGACCGGGCCGTACACTTTATCAATATGGGAATTAAAGCCACCTTCGGCTACGCTCATAATCCCCTCGACGGCATGAATCAAGAAAAAGTACTCCACTACCTCAACGAACCATTACCTTATTACAAGTATGAACTCGTTGAGACAATTGAAAATTGA
- a CDS encoding HAD family hydrolase: MIKAIIIDLDGTTLPRNWHQISEGNRVALEEAGQQGVVRILATGRSVFSLNNTLPEGLPVDYMVFSSGAGIMHWDDKEILLTRELSAEETLDIATHLWKYDINFTIQQRIPDNHHFYYRNISSLHEDFRRRIENYPGLGIPISSIDEIQGGATQFLVILDAQQLQLHGDIQQKLSTYSVIRSTSPIDNQAIWTEVFAPDVNKGTSCQLLLDQLGIHYDECAGLGNDYNDLDFLKRCGHPFIVSNAPKPLRDQFDNMPADEDNGLAVFIRHALNL, encoded by the coding sequence ATGATTAAAGCTATCATTATTGATCTGGATGGAACCACACTTCCCCGCAACTGGCACCAGATAAGCGAGGGAAACCGAGTTGCACTGGAAGAGGCGGGCCAACAAGGCGTGGTTCGCATCCTAGCCACGGGACGTTCCGTGTTCTCTCTCAACAACACGCTACCCGAGGGCCTTCCGGTGGATTATATGGTATTTTCTTCCGGGGCCGGCATCATGCACTGGGATGACAAAGAGATTCTTCTCACCCGGGAATTATCGGCCGAAGAAACACTAGACATCGCTACCCACCTCTGGAAATACGATATAAATTTTACCATACAGCAAAGAATTCCCGACAACCATCATTTTTATTACCGGAATATCTCCTCTCTTCACGAAGATTTCCGACGCCGTATCGAAAATTATCCCGGCTTGGGAATCCCTATCTCTTCAATCGACGAGATACAGGGCGGGGCCACTCAATTTCTTGTTATCCTAGACGCACAACAACTTCAACTTCACGGTGATATTCAACAAAAATTATCAACCTACTCCGTGATCCGTTCCACGTCCCCCATCGACAACCAAGCCATCTGGACCGAAGTTTTCGCTCCCGATGTCAATAAAGGTACGTCTTGCCAGTTACTCCTTGATCAGCTAGGTATTCATTACGATGAATGTGCCGGACTCGGGAATGACTATAACGACCTTGATTTTCTCAAACGTTGCGGTCACCCGTTCATCGTGTCCAATGCCCCGAAACCACTACGGGATCAATTCGATAACATGCCCGCGGACGAAGATAACGGACTCGCCGTTTTCATCCGGCACGCTCTAAACTTGTAA
- a CDS encoding AAA family ATPase produces the protein MIYKPNFFVITGGPGVGKTTLLEALAKQGFPYVPEVAREIIREQASRNGDALPWVNIPAYTHLMLSRSVESFEQHQKQESVLFFDRGIPDTLAYVHLTHQSPSPELQHAVQDFRYNPQVFILPPWPEIYETDSERKQTYQEAVETYDVMLVTYQQLDYSPIIVPKGTPEERANFVIDRYNQTKEISAVR, from the coding sequence ATGATTTATAAACCGAACTTCTTTGTCATCACCGGGGGACCCGGTGTTGGCAAAACGACCTTACTAGAGGCATTGGCCAAACAAGGTTTTCCGTATGTTCCCGAAGTAGCCCGGGAGATTATCCGGGAACAAGCCTCCCGAAACGGAGACGCCCTCCCTTGGGTAAATATACCCGCTTACACCCACCTCATGCTTTCCCGCTCCGTGGAATCCTTCGAACAGCACCAAAAACAGGAATCTGTTCTTTTCTTCGACCGGGGTATCCCCGACACCCTCGCTTACGTACACCTCACCCATCAATCCCCATCTCCCGAACTCCAACATGCCGTTCAAGATTTCCGCTACAATCCGCAGGTATTCATTCTTCCCCCTTGGCCCGAGATCTACGAAACCGATTCCGAACGCAAACAAACCTACCAAGAAGCCGTCGAAACCTACGATGTTATGCTCGTCACCTACCAACAACTTGATTACTCGCCCATAATCGTGCCTAAAGGGACACCAGAAGAGCGAGCAAATTTTGTCATTGATCGTTACAATCAAACGAAGGAGATCTCAGCTGTACGTTGA
- the pyrF gene encoding orotidine-5'-phosphate decarboxylase: MTYNELFEQVKNKKSFLCVGLDSDIKKLPQHLMGAEDPVYEFNKAIVDATADVAIAYKPNIAFYESNGVSGWITLEKTVKYIKSKYPEIFLIADAKRGDIGNTSEMYARAFLETMEFDSITVAPYMGEDSVTPFLKYEGKWVILLALTSNKGAFDFQFFEENGVKLYERVLRKSQEWGNDQNMMYVVGATKAEMLSGIREIVPNHFLLVPGVGAQGGSLEEVAKYGMNSHCGLIVNSSRGIIFADKTENFAVRAREEAVKLQQQMAGLLAAKGVI; the protein is encoded by the coding sequence ATGACTTATAACGAGTTATTTGAACAGGTAAAAAATAAAAAGTCCTTCCTTTGCGTGGGCTTGGATTCAGATATAAAGAAATTACCTCAACACCTGATGGGAGCGGAGGATCCCGTGTACGAGTTTAATAAAGCTATCGTGGATGCAACGGCAGACGTGGCAATTGCCTATAAACCTAATATCGCATTTTATGAGAGCAACGGTGTTTCCGGGTGGATCACGTTGGAGAAAACGGTGAAATACATCAAATCAAAATATCCTGAGATCTTCTTGATTGCCGATGCTAAACGCGGGGACATTGGAAATACATCCGAGATGTACGCCCGTGCTTTCTTGGAGACTATGGAATTTGATTCTATCACGGTGGCTCCTTATATGGGAGAGGATTCCGTGACCCCGTTTCTGAAATACGAGGGCAAATGGGTGATCCTGTTGGCATTGACCTCTAATAAAGGAGCTTTTGATTTCCAATTCTTTGAAGAGAATGGCGTGAAATTGTATGAACGGGTTTTGCGTAAATCTCAGGAGTGGGGAAATGACCAGAACATGATGTATGTCGTGGGGGCCACGAAAGCGGAAATGTTGAGCGGTATCCGTGAGATCGTTCCGAATCACTTCTTGCTGGTTCCGGGAGTGGGAGCGCAAGGTGGTAGTTTGGAAGAGGTCGCAAAATACGGTATGAACTCCCATTGTGGGTTGATCGTGAATTCTTCTCGTGGGATTATTTTTGCGGATAAGACCGAGAATTTTGCCGTGAGAGCGAGAGAAGAGGCCGTGAAGTTGCAACAACAGATGGCAGGATTGCTTGCTGCCAAAGGGGTGATTTAA
- the prfA gene encoding peptide chain release factor 1 — MSDNSLLEKLETFYIRFREIGQLITDPEVIQDMNRFVKLNKEYRDLEQIVEAGDELKRAVSSYDEAREILNTETDKELKEMAEMEIEELDAKIPELESKVKMLLVPADPEDSKNVILEIRAGTGGDEASLFAGDLFRMYTKFCESKRWKIEITNYSEGTSGGYKEIVANITGDGVYGIMKYESGVHRVQRVPATETQGRVHTSAATVAVLPEAEEVDVVLNPADIRKDTYCSSGPGGQSVNTTYSAIRLTHIPTGIVVTCQDEKSQLKNLAKAMTELRSRIYAIEHQKYLDEIATKRKTMVSTGDRSAKIRTYNYPQGRVTDHRINLTLYNLAAVMDGELGEIIEKLQIEENTEKLKESGF; from the coding sequence ATGAGCGACAATTCCCTATTAGAGAAATTAGAGACATTTTATATTCGTTTCCGTGAGATCGGGCAGTTGATAACCGACCCGGAGGTGATACAGGACATGAATCGTTTTGTGAAGTTGAATAAAGAGTATCGTGATCTGGAACAGATCGTGGAGGCGGGAGACGAGTTGAAACGTGCGGTGAGTTCTTACGATGAGGCACGGGAAATATTGAACACGGAGACCGATAAGGAGCTGAAAGAGATGGCCGAGATGGAGATCGAGGAGCTGGATGCCAAGATTCCCGAATTGGAGTCGAAGGTGAAGATGTTGTTGGTGCCTGCTGATCCGGAGGATTCAAAGAACGTGATTCTTGAAATTCGTGCCGGAACTGGGGGTGACGAGGCCAGTCTTTTCGCGGGGGATTTGTTCCGTATGTATACGAAATTTTGCGAGTCCAAACGTTGGAAAATAGAAATAACCAATTACAGTGAAGGAACTTCCGGGGGATACAAGGAAATCGTGGCGAACATCACGGGTGACGGTGTCTACGGGATTATGAAATACGAGTCGGGAGTACACCGAGTACAGCGTGTTCCGGCAACAGAGACTCAAGGACGGGTTCATACCTCTGCGGCCACGGTGGCTGTACTGCCGGAGGCAGAAGAAGTGGATGTGGTGTTGAATCCGGCAGATATTCGGAAAGATACTTACTGTTCTTCCGGTCCCGGGGGGCAGTCCGTGAACACGACGTATTCCGCTATCCGTTTGACGCATATTCCCACGGGTATCGTGGTGACTTGTCAGGACGAGAAGTCGCAGTTGAAGAATTTGGCGAAGGCAATGACCGAGTTGCGTTCTCGTATTTACGCGATCGAGCATCAGAAATATTTAGACGAGATAGCTACAAAACGGAAAACAATGGTTTCCACGGGTGACCGTTCTGCCAAGATTCGTACTTACAATTATCCGCAAGGACGTGTGACTGATCATCGTATCAATCTGACGCTTTATAACTTGGCTGCCGTTATGGATGGCGAGTTGGGCGAGATTATCGAGAAATTGCAGATCGAGGAGAACACGGAAAAATTGAAGGAAAGCGGATTTTAA
- a CDS encoding DUF86 domain-containing protein, which yields MDSTLKEEIIDKLKQILDSINVIRERSVEFHSVSDFLRTSWGVTVMDSCVMRLQVIGETIKSIEDKTHGTLLGRYPQIPWLKVIGLRNIISHEYANIDYDIIWNVINKHLTPLKEVVEQLIEDL from the coding sequence ATGGACTCTACGCTTAAGGAAGAGATTATAGATAAGTTGAAACAGATACTGGATTCAATAAATGTCATACGGGAGCGAAGTGTGGAGTTTCATAGTGTGTCTGATTTTTTACGGACTTCGTGGGGGGTGACGGTGATGGATTCTTGTGTCATGCGTTTACAAGTGATTGGTGAAACGATCAAGTCGATCGAGGACAAAACCCATGGAACGTTATTGGGGAGGTATCCACAAATTCCTTGGTTAAAGGTCATCGGGTTACGCAATATTATTTCGCATGAATATGCAAATATAGATTATGATATTATCTGGAATGTAATCAATAAGCATTTAACTCCTTTAAAGGAAGTTGTCGAGCAATTGATCGAAGATTTGTAA
- a CDS encoding nucleotidyltransferase family protein has translation MKTKEEYLADLRLFKEKFAAKYGIRSIGIFGSVARGEHRDDSDLDVFVELEEPDFYTMHDIRDALQQICGCKVDLLRLREGLRELLIKRIEKDGLYA, from the coding sequence ATGAAGACAAAAGAAGAATATTTGGCAGATTTACGACTGTTTAAAGAAAAGTTTGCTGCAAAATATGGCATTCGTTCTATCGGAATCTTTGGTTCTGTGGCTCGTGGAGAACATCGGGATGATAGTGACTTGGATGTTTTTGTCGAGTTGGAAGAGCCTGATTTTTATACTATGCATGATATTCGGGATGCTCTTCAACAAATCTGTGGCTGTAAGGTTGATTTGTTGCGCCTGCGTGAGGGACTTCGGGAATTGTTAATAAAAAGAATCGAAAAAGATGGACTCTACGCTTAA